One window from the genome of Deltaproteobacteria bacterium encodes:
- a CDS encoding alpha-glucosidase/alpha-galactosidase has protein sequence MAKIALIGAGSVVFAKNLIGDILLFPELADCHIALMDLDPARLHTAERMTQKVAAALHAQPTISAHTDRRAALTGADYVINTIQVGGYRPATVIDFEVPKRHHLHQTIADTLGIGGIMRALRTIPVLIDICRDMEEVCPRAWLLNYTNPMAMNCWALSRATPIRTVGLCHSVQGTAMQLAGDIGVPYAEISYLAAGINHMAFYLRFERQGEDLYPLIRRVVAEGRIPSNNRVRYEMLQRLGYFVTESSEHFAEYTPYFIRRDRPDLIERFNVPLDEYITRCEFMDQFWGNMQQFFEGAEPIADLERSHEYGALIIHSLETNSARVVYGNVPNRGLITNLQAGCCVEVPCLVDGNGIQPTAIGDLPPQLAGLIMTNVNVQALAVEAALTGKREHVYHAAMLDPHTAAELTLDGIWALVDELIAAHGDWLPPLR, from the coding sequence ATGGCCAAGATTGCGCTAATCGGTGCCGGCAGCGTGGTGTTCGCCAAGAATCTGATCGGCGACATCTTGCTGTTTCCCGAGCTGGCCGACTGCCACATCGCGCTGATGGACCTCGACCCGGCGCGCTTACACACCGCCGAGCGCATGACCCAGAAGGTTGCCGCGGCTCTCCACGCGCAGCCGACCATCAGCGCTCACACCGACCGGCGCGCGGCACTGACGGGGGCTGATTACGTCATCAACACTATCCAGGTGGGCGGCTATCGGCCCGCAACCGTAATCGATTTCGAAGTACCCAAGCGCCACCACCTGCACCAGACGATTGCCGACACCCTGGGAATCGGCGGCATCATGCGCGCGCTACGCACCATCCCGGTGCTCATCGACATCTGCCGCGACATGGAAGAAGTCTGCCCGCGGGCGTGGCTGCTCAACTACACCAACCCGATGGCCATGAACTGCTGGGCGCTCTCCCGCGCCACACCGATTCGCACCGTCGGCCTGTGCCACAGCGTCCAAGGCACGGCCATGCAGTTGGCCGGCGACATCGGTGTTCCCTATGCTGAGATCAGCTACCTGGCAGCGGGCATCAACCACATGGCGTTCTATCTCCGCTTCGAGCGCCAGGGTGAGGACCTCTACCCGCTGATCCGCCGAGTGGTAGCGGAGGGGCGGATACCGAGTAACAACCGGGTGCGCTACGAGATGCTCCAGCGTCTGGGCTACTTCGTGACCGAGTCGAGCGAGCACTTCGCCGAGTACACACCGTACTTCATTCGCCGCGACCGCCCCGACTTGATCGAGCGCTTCAACGTGCCACTGGACGAGTACATCACGCGCTGCGAGTTCATGGATCAGTTTTGGGGCAACATGCAGCAATTCTTCGAAGGCGCCGAGCCCATCGCCGACCTCGAGCGCAGCCACGAGTACGGGGCGCTGATTATTCACAGCCTGGAGACCAACAGCGCGCGCGTGGTATACGGCAACGTGCCGAATCGCGGGCTGATCACCAACCTGCAAGCGGGCTGCTGCGTCGAGGTGCCCTGCCTGGTCGATGGCAACGGGATTCAGCCCACCGCCATCGGCGACCTCCCGCCGCAGCTCGCCGGCCTGATCATGACTAACGTGAATGTGCAAGCGCTTGCGGTCGAGGCCGCTCTGACCGGCAAGCGCGAGCACGTCTACCACGCGGCAATGCTCGACCCTCATACGGCAGCAGAACTTACGCTCGACGGCATCTGGGCCTTGGTCGACGAGTTGATCGCGGCGCACGGCGACTGGCTGCCTCCCTTGCGCTGA
- a CDS encoding SDR family oxidoreductase produces the protein MAGRFTGKVAVVTGAASGIGAATARRFAQEGARLVLSDLNEGAGEALAQELGATFLRADVADPAQVETLMQTATDRYGVLNIVFNNAGIGTYGKSPDLDVEMWKRVIEVDLHGVFYGCKFAVPLLRRAGGGVIVNTASISGLFGDYGLVAYNAAKGGVVNLTRTVAIDHARENIRCNCVCPGPIETPLLSPLLALPNAVAEYNALVPMGRIGKPEEIAAAVAFLASDDAAYITGAALVVDGGLTAATGQVSFSKLLGG, from the coding sequence ATGGCAGGCAGATTCACGGGTAAAGTGGCAGTGGTGACGGGAGCCGCATCAGGGATTGGCGCGGCCACCGCACGGCGTTTCGCACAAGAGGGGGCGCGTCTGGTGCTGAGCGATCTGAATGAAGGCGCGGGCGAGGCGCTAGCCCAGGAGCTGGGCGCTACCTTTTTGCGCGCTGACGTGGCTGACCCGGCCCAGGTCGAAACCTTGATGCAAACCGCGACGGATCGCTACGGCGTGCTGAACATTGTCTTCAACAACGCCGGCATCGGAACCTATGGTAAGAGCCCGGACCTCGACGTCGAGATGTGGAAGCGGGTAATCGAGGTCGACTTGCACGGCGTGTTCTATGGCTGCAAGTTCGCAGTTCCGCTGCTGCGCCGAGCCGGCGGCGGGGTGATCGTCAACACCGCCTCGATCTCGGGCCTGTTCGGCGATTACGGACTGGTGGCGTACAACGCGGCCAAGGGCGGCGTCGTCAACCTCACGCGGACGGTGGCGATCGACCACGCGCGCGAAAACATTCGTTGCAATTGTGTCTGCCCGGGGCCGATCGAGACGCCCTTGCTCTCGCCGCTACTGGCGCTGCCGAACGCGGTGGCCGAATACAACGCGCTGGTGCCGATGGGTCGCATCGGCAAGCCAGAAGAAATCGCCGCCGCGGTCGCGTTCCTGGCCTCTGATGACGCGGCGTACATCACTGGCGCGGCCCTGGTGGTCGATGGCGGACTGACGGCCGCCACCGGCCAAGTCAGCTTCAGCAAGTTGTTGGGGGGCTGA
- a CDS encoding D-alanyl-D-alanine carboxypeptidase, with product MRRQVRGRTVAVVLAVVAAATLAISSSARARTRAHRGETAKKSDAAAVKYRAVLLMDAASGAVLSEENGHLQWPPASMTKMMLMLIASERVRDGAAKWEEPITTSRWASKMGGSQVYLKEGEVFTLAEMMQAVIIHSANDASMAVAEHIAGSGEAFVDLMNERARQLALADTTYQTPHGLPPAQGQKPDITSAHDLAVLARELMKYPEVMKWAGTKEAPFRNGAMILRNTNHLVRNTSWVDGLKTGYYREAGFCVTATATRNDMKLIAVVLGSTHKRDSFAEAAKLLNKGFSNYKVIYAVKKGDVVANDVPVQRGKPKFVRLVAGDNVALVAEKTAKRSFQLELALTGQLAAPLVAQSKVGEVIVKEDGKEVGRVPALTFEAVEKAGGLLERFF from the coding sequence ATGAGGCGGCAAGTACGAGGGCGAACGGTTGCAGTTGTACTGGCGGTAGTCGCAGCAGCAACGCTGGCGATTTCGAGTTCTGCCCGGGCTCGTACGAGAGCACACAGGGGCGAGACTGCGAAGAAGAGCGACGCCGCCGCGGTCAAGTACCGCGCGGTGTTGCTGATGGATGCCGCCTCGGGGGCGGTGCTGTCCGAGGAGAACGGTCACCTGCAGTGGCCGCCGGCGTCGATGACCAAGATGATGCTGATGCTGATCGCGTCCGAGCGCGTGCGTGACGGCGCGGCCAAATGGGAGGAGCCGATAACTACCTCGCGCTGGGCGAGCAAGATGGGCGGCTCGCAGGTTTACTTGAAAGAAGGCGAGGTATTTACCTTGGCCGAGATGATGCAGGCAGTCATCATCCATTCCGCTAACGACGCCTCGATGGCCGTGGCCGAGCACATTGCCGGATCAGGCGAGGCGTTTGTTGACCTCATGAACGAACGGGCCCGACAGCTGGCGCTGGCCGACACGACGTACCAGACACCGCACGGCCTACCCCCGGCTCAGGGGCAGAAGCCGGATATCACCAGCGCCCATGACCTCGCCGTCCTGGCGCGCGAGCTGATGAAGTACCCCGAGGTCATGAAGTGGGCCGGCACCAAGGAGGCACCGTTTCGCAACGGCGCGATGATTCTGCGCAACACCAACCATCTAGTTCGCAACACATCCTGGGTGGACGGGCTTAAGACCGGCTATTATCGCGAGGCTGGCTTCTGCGTTACCGCCACCGCCACCCGCAATGACATGAAACTGATTGCTGTCGTGCTCGGCTCCACCCACAAGCGGGACTCCTTCGCCGAAGCCGCCAAGCTGCTCAACAAAGGGTTCAGCAACTACAAGGTCATCTACGCGGTGAAGAAGGGCGACGTCGTGGCCAACGACGTGCCGGTGCAGCGCGGCAAGCCCAAGTTCGTGCGTCTGGTGGCGGGCGACAACGTTGCGCTGGTAGCGGAGAAAACCGCCAAGCGCAGCTTCCAGCTCGAGCTGGCGCTTACCGGCCAGCTGGCCGCGCCGCTGGTCGCGCAAAGCAAGGTGGGCGAAGTCATCGTCAAGGAAGACGGCAAGGAAGTCGGCCGAGTTCCGGCACTGACATTCGAGGCGGTGGAGAAAGCCGGCGGGCTGCTCGAGCGCTTCTTCTGA
- a CDS encoding VOC family protein, which yields MIFQAIDHIIIAVGDLDAATAAHRTLLGRAPSWRGTHAAFGTRNTLFRLDNTYIELLAALPRSTTPQSARLREALGDSPERPFGLAIRVNDLTAAINILRGRGMRLGEASEGAGEDERSGRRRTWRSAWIDPASSGGLRLLLIQHTCPAHLLPRALGVADDAAVCLGVDHVVISSSDLNASVRLWTEGFRITEQWRRDFPERGTRNVGLDFGGITVELIMRTDQLATGIADRFWGVAYQVFDCSSAVARLRAAGLQVDNPRAGLAPDTQVASVRWPRTPTLVIQRRLSPPTTC from the coding sequence ATGATCTTCCAGGCGATCGACCACATCATCATCGCCGTCGGCGACCTCGACGCCGCCACCGCCGCTCACCGCACGCTGCTGGGGCGCGCACCCTCGTGGCGCGGCACGCATGCGGCCTTTGGCACCCGCAACACCCTCTTCCGGCTCGACAACACTTACATCGAGCTACTGGCGGCGTTGCCGCGTAGTACGACGCCGCAAAGCGCGCGGCTGCGCGAGGCGCTCGGCGACAGCCCGGAGCGCCCGTTCGGGCTCGCTATCAGGGTCAACGATCTCACCGCCGCGATCAACATCCTGCGCGGCCGCGGCATGCGATTAGGAGAGGCTTCCGAAGGTGCCGGCGAAGATGAGCGCAGTGGACGCCGGCGCACCTGGCGCAGCGCCTGGATCGATCCGGCGAGCAGCGGCGGGTTACGGCTGTTGCTGATACAGCATACCTGTCCGGCGCACTTGCTGCCGCGCGCCCTCGGCGTCGCCGACGACGCCGCCGTCTGCTTGGGTGTCGATCACGTGGTGATTTCCAGCTCGGATCTGAACGCCTCGGTGCGCTTGTGGACGGAAGGGTTTCGCATCACCGAGCAGTGGCGGCGCGATTTCCCGGAGCGCGGCACCCGCAACGTGGGGTTGGACTTCGGCGGTATTACCGTCGAGCTGATCATGCGTACCGATCAGCTCGCCACCGGTATCGCCGATCGCTTTTGGGGCGTGGCCTATCAGGTATTCGATTGCAGCAGCGCGGTGGCGCGCTTACGCGCCGCCGGCCTTCAGGTGGACAACCCCCGCGCGGGGCTGGCGCCCGACACGCAAGTGGCCAGTGTGCGCTGGCCGCGCACTCCGACGCTGGTAATCCAGCGCCGGCTCAGCCCCCCAACAACTTGCTGA
- a CDS encoding DUF3108 domain-containing protein: MAGAARRLVCQLVVAGLAATPPVTAGEVVRQYQYRVSWNGIPVARATVTRTDDQGELRQTTRLSALIRTNSFVDLFWSLRAQSIAEADALMLRPRWFVFDRRINGKPELTRIDAEPDGLLVGRYARPGRYRLVEVNNPRALDPMTAVLRALQQPPSAAAPQSYDIFTGEARYRIELRREAVETIRVPAGRFDAVRIVPTIWRVEQDKRDPRVRRVAIWVTQSVPHTLLRIRSEVFIGAVYCDLVELPDEGRGVGLVAEPQAQLQHDPEVGRTLE; this comes from the coding sequence ATGGCCGGGGCCGCGCGACGCTTGGTGTGTCAGCTGGTGGTGGCCGGATTGGCGGCAACCCCGCCGGTAACGGCTGGCGAAGTCGTTCGCCAATACCAGTACCGCGTATCCTGGAACGGCATTCCGGTGGCACGGGCGACCGTGACGCGAACGGATGACCAAGGGGAATTGCGCCAAACCACGCGCTTGTCGGCGCTGATCCGGACCAACAGCTTTGTCGACCTGTTCTGGAGCTTGCGCGCGCAGAGTATCGCCGAGGCGGACGCGCTGATGCTGCGCCCGCGCTGGTTCGTCTTCGATCGGCGTATCAACGGCAAGCCCGAGCTAACCCGCATCGATGCTGAGCCGGACGGACTCTTGGTCGGCCGTTACGCCCGCCCGGGCCGTTACCGCCTGGTGGAGGTCAACAACCCCCGAGCCCTGGATCCGATGACCGCAGTGCTGCGGGCGCTCCAGCAGCCGCCGAGCGCGGCCGCGCCGCAAAGCTACGACATCTTCACTGGTGAAGCCCGCTACCGTATCGAGCTGAGGCGCGAGGCGGTGGAGACCATCCGCGTGCCCGCCGGCCGCTTTGACGCCGTACGCATTGTCCCGACGATCTGGCGCGTGGAGCAAGACAAACGCGACCCGCGGGTGCGGCGGGTGGCGATCTGGGTCACCCAAAGCGTGCCGCACACGCTCTTGCGCATTCGCAGCGAGGTGTTCATCGGTGCGGTGTATTGCGACCTGGTGGAACTGCCGGATGAAGGCCGGGGCGTGGGGCTAGTCGCCGAGCCGCAGGCGCAATTGCAGCACGATCCCGAAGTTGGGCGCACGCTCGAGTGA
- a CDS encoding helix-turn-helix transcriptional regulator: MSQIDAQLVARRLREVVADEPKAFAYDIGVSLSALYNYLNGRVPSTEVLYRIAQYTGRPMEWFLAGPDPAAMQLAQAGINGAPQRVGVGY; this comes from the coding sequence ATGTCACAGATCGATGCTCAGTTGGTTGCGCGGCGGTTGCGCGAGGTGGTGGCGGATGAGCCCAAGGCCTTTGCCTATGACATCGGCGTGAGCCTGTCCGCGCTGTACAACTACCTCAACGGCCGCGTGCCGTCGACGGAAGTGCTGTACCGCATCGCCCAGTATACCGGCCGCCCGATGGAGTGGTTCCTGGCGGGCCCGGATCCGGCCGCGATGCAGCTGGCACAAGCCGGAATCAACGGCGCGCCGCAGCGCGTCGGGGTTGGTTACTAA
- the aroQ gene encoding type II 3-dehydroquinate dehydratase — MRLLVLHGPNLNLLGTREPALYGRETLADIEQRLAELAGELGATLEFFHSNSEGALVDRIQAARGAADGILINPAAYTHTSVALRDALLAIALPVVEVHLSNIHQREEFRRHSLIAPIAVGQVLGFGAESYLLGLRALAGVLRKQRAAG; from the coding sequence CTGCGCCTGCTGGTGCTCCACGGACCCAACCTCAACCTGCTCGGCACCCGCGAGCCCGCGCTCTACGGGCGGGAGACGCTGGCCGATATCGAGCAGCGGCTCGCCGAATTGGCCGGTGAGTTGGGGGCGACGTTGGAGTTCTTCCACTCGAATAGCGAAGGAGCCCTGGTCGATCGCATCCAAGCCGCGCGCGGTGCGGCCGACGGTATTCTGATCAACCCGGCGGCGTATACGCACACCAGCGTGGCACTGCGCGACGCCTTGCTGGCGATCGCGCTGCCCGTGGTTGAGGTGCACCTCTCCAACATCCACCAGCGCGAGGAATTTCGCCGCCACTCGCTGATTGCCCCGATTGCCGTCGGGCAGGTGTTGGGGTTCGGCGCCGAGAGTTACTTGCTCGGGTTGCGGGCCTTGGCCGGCGTGCTGCGAAAACAGCGGGCGGCTGGCTGA
- a CDS encoding D-alanine--D-alanine ligase yields the protein MRKLRVGIICGGRSSEHEISLRSARSVVQALDRGRFDLTLIGIDHRGRWHRLEEARFLQITSGELTALPEGGAEVLLPPVPGDGTLVESGQPPATLEQLDVIFPVLHGSFGEDGTVQGLLELADIAYVGAGVLGSAVGMDKDVQKRLLRDAHIPIVPFATVLCHRWSVAPHEATAAAAALGYPVFVKPANLGSSVGVSKVKREAELARALALAFEYDAKVLIEKGVEARELECSVLGNDCPEASLPGEVCPQAEFYSYEAKYVDEQGASFVIPASLSPEQTAAVRTLAVRSFQTIGCEGMARVDFFLERHSGALYVNELNTIPGFTAISVYPKLWEVSGLPYTALISRLVDLALERHQRRRRLKTSYVPTATGTRAG from the coding sequence ATGCGAAAACTGCGCGTCGGAATCATTTGCGGAGGCCGCTCCAGCGAGCATGAGATCTCGCTGCGCTCGGCCCGCTCAGTTGTTCAGGCCCTCGACCGCGGCCGCTTCGATCTGACCTTGATCGGCATCGACCATCGCGGCCGCTGGCACCGGCTGGAGGAGGCGCGCTTTCTTCAGATTACCAGCGGGGAGCTAACCGCGCTGCCCGAGGGCGGCGCTGAGGTCCTGTTGCCGCCGGTGCCAGGCGACGGAACATTGGTCGAGTCCGGGCAACCGCCGGCAACGCTGGAACAACTGGATGTGATCTTTCCGGTGCTGCACGGTTCGTTCGGCGAGGACGGCACGGTGCAAGGGCTGCTCGAATTGGCCGACATCGCTTACGTCGGTGCCGGCGTCCTCGGCTCCGCGGTGGGTATGGACAAAGATGTTCAGAAACGGTTGCTGCGTGACGCGCACATTCCGATCGTGCCCTTCGCCACCGTGCTCTGCCACCGCTGGAGCGTGGCGCCGCACGAGGCGACTGCGGCGGCCGCCGCCCTCGGTTATCCCGTGTTCGTCAAGCCGGCGAACCTGGGCTCGTCGGTGGGCGTGAGCAAGGTGAAGCGTGAAGCCGAGTTGGCCCGAGCGCTCGCGCTCGCCTTCGAGTACGACGCCAAGGTCCTCATCGAGAAGGGCGTCGAGGCCCGCGAGCTCGAGTGCTCGGTACTCGGCAACGACTGCCCCGAGGCATCGCTGCCGGGTGAGGTGTGCCCGCAGGCCGAGTTCTATTCTTACGAGGCCAAGTACGTAGACGAGCAGGGCGCCTCCTTTGTGATTCCGGCCTCCCTCAGCCCCGAGCAAACGGCGGCGGTGCGCACCCTGGCGGTGCGCAGCTTTCAGACGATCGGCTGCGAGGGCATGGCCCGGGTCGACTTCTTTCTCGAGCGCCACAGCGGCGCGCTGTACGTGAATGAACTCAACACCATTCCCGGATTCACCGCGATCAGCGTCTACCCGAAGTTGTGGGAGGTGTCTGGGCTGCCGTACACGGCGCTGATCTCCCGCCTGGTCGATCTCGCACTCGAGCGGCACCAGCGACGGCGACGGCTGAAGACGTCGTACGTGCCAACGGCTACCGGTACGCGCGCAGGTTGA